The genomic segment CCGCGCTGATGAGAATCTGGGTCCGGGTGTATTCGGTCGTTACACGGGCGAAATCCGCGTCACGAATGGCGCTTTCCGCGGACGCCGAGTTCTCTTCCTGGATGGCCAGGGTGTTGATAGTGAACTCGAGGCGGTTCTGGATAGCGCCGAGCGTGGCGCGCAGCGACGAAACGCTGTTGATGGCCGCATCAAGCGTGCTGAGGGCCGATACGGCGCCGTCCATGGTCGATACCGACACGGCGTTGACTCCCAGGTCCGAGGCTCCCGCACCCGACAGAGCGATCAGGAGCGTCTGGCCAGCTTGCGCGCCGGCTTGGAGGGTGACGGTCTGCGCGGCGCTGAGCACGCGCAATCCGTTGAACTCGGTGTCGGTCGCGATGTCGTCGATCTGCTCGAGCAACTGAGAAACCTCAGCCTGCAGAGCGGCCCGGTTCGAGGTACTCATGGTACCGTTGGCCGACTGGACCGCCAGTTCGCGAATACGCTGGAGAATGTTGGTGGCTTCGCTGAGGGCGCCCTCCGCGGTCTGCACCAGGCTCACGCCGTCCTGCGCATTGCGTTGCGCCACCTGTGTGCCGCGAACCACGGAGTTGAATCCTTCGGCGATGGCAAGACCGGCCGCGTCATCGCTCGCCCGGTTGATGCGAAGTCCGCTCGACAGTTGTTCGAGCGCCTTGTTGAGTTGCGACGTTGACCGCGACAACACGCGGGATGCGTTCAAAGCCGCGATATTGGTGTTAATCCTGAGTCCCATAGCTTTTCCTCCTTGAGTGACGAATCTGCGCATCCATGCGCATCCGCCCATACCCAGCCTTTTCGCCGTGACAGCGTGTCCCAAACACCGCCCCGTGACAATATTAGAAAAGGCCCGGTGCGCGCCTTTCGGCGCGATTGTTGCCGGAAATTGACGGTCAGCAAACCGGCCTGCTGTGGCCGCACGAAGCTCCTTGGCCGCATCCGCATGACAACGCCCGGTCCGCGCCTCTTGCACGGTCGGCGTTGCTTTCGCTGCTCCTGTCCCGGGAGAGCGGTCTCAGAAGACACTGACCCACTGAGGAGAGTCCCCTGGGTTTCAAGAAACCCTTCCCCTGCTCGAGTTTCGTGACCTCTGATTGGGCGGCGGCTAAGGCATGAAGCGCATCGGCTCCGGCCTTCGTTTGGCCCCATTCAACTGGCTGGCGCGCCCTACGGATTGCCCTTCCGGCGGTCTCCGTTAGAGCTTCTTGGCAGAACACGGGTAAACCGAGAATCTCCCGTGGTCGGAAAGCATGTTCCCCTCAGGATAATCTCCCCGGGCCCGGCGCATTCCGCCGTTGTCGTTCGAATTATCGGCAACCTTAACCGATAACTTTAGCATTTTTTTTGAGAAACGATGTTTTTTTCGATATATGCGGGTAGGGCGGGAAAATCAGACCGGGTATTTTCTGTACAAGTCTAACAATTTTAAGAGTTTGAGCGCGACGCATTTATCAAACGAAAAGGCCGCGCTGGCGCCAGCGCGGCCCGAAATCAACGGGGGTATGAACCGTTCAGACAGCCCTCACGGGGATTATCCGCCCAACAATTGAAGCGCGGTCTGAGGCACAATATTGGCCTGGGCGAGGACCGCGGTCCCCGCGCTGACCAGTATCTGGGTGCGTGTGAATTGGATTGTCTCGGTGGCGATATCCGCGTCGCGCAGGGCGCTGTCGGAGGCAGACGCGTTCTCTTCCGTGATTGCCAGGCTGTTCATGGTGAACTCAAGCCGGTTTTGCACGGCGCCGAACGTAGCGCGCAGCTGACTGACGCTCTGGATGGCTGCATCCAGGGTGGAGAGACAGGAAACGGCGCCCTCCATCGTCGAGAGAGAGACTCCGTTCACCCCCAAGTTGACCGTCGAGGCGCCTGCCACAGCGATTTCGATGGTCTGGCCGGCCCGGAAACCTGCCTGCAGGGTAATCGTTTGAGCGGCACTGAGCACGCTCAGTCCGTTGAATTCCGTGTCGAATGCGATATCGTCGAGCTGCTGCAACAGCTGATTGACCTCGAGGTCGAGGGACATCCGGTTGGCCGTGCTCTGGGTGCCGTTTGCGGCTTGCACGGCGAGTTCGCGCATGCGCTGCAAGATGTTGGTGGCCTCGCTCAGCGCGCCTTCAGCCGTCTGAACGAGGCTGATCCCGTCCTGCGAGTTCCGCTGGGCCACCGCGGACCCGCGAATGACGGTGCGGAATCCTTCTGAGATGGCCAGACCGGCTGCGTCGTCGGCAGCGCGGTTGATGCGGAGCCCGCTCGCGAGGCGTTCGAGGGATGTGTTGAGTTCCTTTGTGGTTCGTCGAAGTGTGCGGGCGGCGTTGAGGGCCGCAATGTTGGTGTTGATCCGAAGACCCATGGCTCATATCCTCCGTGATATTTGCGCCTTTGCATCCGTGCATCGGCTTTCGAGCCTCAGTGAGAGGCTCTGGTGTGTGTATCGGCAGCCCCAAGCGAATTCTTTAGCACGCGGGCATAGGGCGCTCAGGGGTTTCCTGCCCGGTTACGCACTTTTTGAAGGTTGGCCAGCGCCCCGTGATGGGAAGGCTCGAGCGCCAGGCACTGTTCGAAGGCGGCCGCGGCCTCGCTGTAACGCATTTCTTTCATCAGGACGACGCCGAGATTGTTGTACCCTGCCGGGCTGCCCAGCCGGCCGGCCCGCGTGAAGTGCGTCTTGGCGTCTTCCAGGCGCTCGTCGTAGAAGTACAGTTCTCCCAAGGCATTATGGACATTGGCAACGCAGGCGCGCTCGTCGATCAGCCGCTGCAACACGTCGCGCGCTTCTTGACGGCGCTCGAGCCGCAGCATCTGATGGATGTACAGGCGCAGGCAGTCGTGGCTGTCCGGCCGCGCTTGCAGAGCTTTCTTCGAAGCTTCCGCCGCCTGGGCAAAATCGCCGTGCCCTTCCAAAGCAATGCTCAGGTACCGGTATCCGTCCATCCAATTGGGATTTGTTTTGAGGGCGTTTTGAAAGCTCTCGATAGCGGCCGGCCACTGCTTTTGATCCAGGTAGATGACGCCCAGATTACGCCAGGCGCTCGAGAGCCCGGGATCGATGCGCAAGGCCAGCAACAGGGCTTTCTTGCCCTCTTCGGAGCGTTTCGCGAGGTGCAAAACGCCGCCTAGATCGCGAAGAACGGGAGCATTCGACGGGTCCAATTGCAAGGCTTCGCGGTAGGCTCCCGCGGCCTTCTCGTACTCGCCCACCTCCGCGTACTGATTGCCCAGTTCCACGTATCCTTTGGGGTCCAAGGGTTCTTGGGCCACCTTTTCATGCCCCAGACGCAGATACATCTCCTGCTTCTTCCGTGTGTGCTCGAGCCCTCGGATGTGAGGGTAGTGATGGATGGGGACGTTGCAGGGGCTTATCTCGATGCGAGCCCGGACGAGTGACGGCTCGACCAATTCATGCACCTTTCCCTCGAAGCGCACTCCGGCGTTAGCGGGAAACAAGCGCACTTTTCTGCTCGGGTGCCAGCCTTCGAACCCCCGCGCGTGCGGATCGTCCGGCGCGCACGGATGAAAGTCGGCTATATTGGTGGCATTGGTGTAGTTGCGCGTGGTGAATTCATACGCAAAGGCCGCGGGTCCTTTGGCTATGCGTTTGATGGCGGGGATATCCTCTTTCGCGATTCGTTCATCGGCGTCAAGGACTAAAATCCAGTCCTTGGAACACATTCGCAGCGATTCGTTCCGTGCCGCGCCAAAATCGTCGCACCACAGATAGCCGATAACGCGTGCGCCATGGCGGTGCGCAATTTCCAGGGTCTCATCGCCGGAGCCCGTGTCCACGATGCAGATTTCGTCCACGAGACTCCGAACGGATTCCAGACACTCCTCAAGTACCTGGCCCTCGTCTTTCACGATCATGGCCAGGGAGATCGTACTTCCCACTCCTATTCCTCAATGTCGCTGGGATTGTTTGACGGAAGCGTTGCGGTGTCGTTCGCACCGCCTTGCTTGGTGCGGGCAGAGGTATCGGGCGCACGGTCCACCGCGCCCGCTGCCACCAGCGCCTCAAAGGTCTCTCGATCAACCACATCCCCGCTGGTGACCACCCGGGTGGACATGTTCACCGTGACGGCAAACTGCCGGATGGGTTTGCCGCGCCTCTGCAGGATAGCGCCCTTCTTCATCATATCGAATTCGATGCGGTAAAAGGCAGGTTTCTGCGCACCCGGCATCTCGCCACTGCGCAGGTGCGGGGGCACGTCGCTAAGCTTGTCTTTTCTCTGAAACCACACGTACGGGAACTCCTGTCACGCCTCGAAGGGCAACTTATACTCGCGTTATTTTACCACGCAATGGAAAAGACGAACAATGCCGGAGTTTCGTCCGTCCAACGATGGCTATCCCCGTCAAGAGAGACTGGCTCAAGGGCCCTCGACGGGCCTGATTCCGAATGAAGGAAGGCGGGCTTCGAAAAGTCCCCTGGCTTCAGTGAACCGAGCCAAGCCGGTTGTCGCCCAAACGCATTGAATTGAAAAGGCTGAACCGTGTTGTGCTGCGGGCTTCCAGGCTGCACCCGAGAAGAGGCACGATGCCGCTCCCGCAAGAACATGCGGACAATCCAAGCAGGCCTTTCTTGATTGTGACTCAGTACGCCAGCTTCTTACGGGTTATTGGGTCGCAAGCGCTGCTTCGCGCTGTGCATTTCGCAGCTTCTCCTGGTCGGCGGCAGTCAGTTTGGCGTCGCCGAGATTGACGACCACCTTTCTGATCTGACCCGTGAACTTGAACGGCACGTCATAGTCCCCGCTCACGGGCGTGCCGGTATCTTCGCCTACGTCCAGAGTTTCATCGAATGAGAGTCGAACTGGCACCGTTCTGTCGATCCGCCCCTGGGCGGCCTGTTTGCCGTCCACAGCGATCGTGCCCGTGCCGCCCTTCCCGATGCCGCCGCCGTCGTGTTGGAAGTCGAATGCAACGGTATGCTCGCCCGGTGTCAAGGGGGCTTCGGCGGCGATTCTATAGTGCGTGATGCCCAGAAGGTTGTAGTAGAACACCGGCTTGCCGCCCTCGAATAGCAGCGCGTAACCGGCAGAGCAACCGCCCTGCGTTATCACGACACCTTGTTCGTCGCCCTTTGCCAGGACCACTTCGGCCGTGATGCGGAACGACTTGTTCTTGATGTCCGGTGCAGCGCCTTCGGGGATGCGCGTCAGGCCCTGGGAATACGTGAACTCAGTGCGTCCACGCGTCAGACTAGGGCGGATGGCCACATCTAATCGCGCGATCGTACTGTGATCCAGAGGCAACACGTTGTACTTGGCGGCCTCGGCATAGAACAGCAACTGTAGTTCATGAAGCTTGTCAGGTTCTTTCTCAGCCAGGTTCACCGCCTCGCTGAAATCCTCCTCGACGTGATAGAGCTCCCACGTGTAGCCGGAGATCACATCCCCTGTAAACTCGGCGGGCTCCCAGGAGGATCTTGCCGGGGTGGTGCACGCCACCCAGCCATCGTGATAGATGCCGCGGTTGCCCATCAGCTCGAAGTACTGCGTCCGACGCATCGACGGGGCCTTGGGATCATCGAACGTGTAAGCCATGCTCACACCCTCGATAGGCTTCTGGGCCACGCCGTTGACGATGGATGGCTGCTGCAGTCCGGTAACGTCCAGAATGGTCGGCACGATGTCGATCGTATGGTGCCATTGAGAGCGCAGGCCCCCCCGATCTTCGATGCGCGCGGGCCAGGAGATGACCATTGCGTTGCGGGTACCCCCGTAGTGCGATGCGATCTGCTTGGTCCATTGGAAGGGCGTGTCCATTGCGTGCGCCCAAGCCGACGGGTAGTGGTTGTGGGTCTTCCATGTGCCTAGCTCGTCTTTGCGGGCAAGGACCTGTTGGTAGTCTTCCGCCAGCCCGTTGACCCCGGCAAGCTCGTTCAGCATGCCCTGGGGCCAACCTTCGGCGCTGGCGCCGTTGTCGCCGACGATATAAATGACCAACGTATTGTCGACCTGCCCCAGCTCCTCTATGGCGTCCAGTACCCGGCCGACGTTATAGTCCGTCTGTTCGAGGAAGCCCGCGTAGATCTCCATCATGTAGGCGGAGAGCTGCTGCTGCTCCGTGTTGAGGGAGTCCCAGGCGGGTAGTCCCTCGTGGCGTTTGGTCAACTGGGTGTTTGCCGGTACGATGCCCAATGCCTTCTGGCGCGCGAGCGTTTCCTCACGCACCTTGTCCCAGCCCTGATCGAACTTCCCCTTGTACTTCGCGATCCACTCCTTTCTCGGGTGGTGTGGGGAGTGGGTAGCTCCCGGGGCATAGTAGAGGAAGAACGGCCTGTCCGGCGCCACGGCCTTCTGGTTGCGCACCCACTTGATGGCCTGGTCGGCCATATCGTAGTCGAAGTTGTAATCGGGATTGCCCAAGTACGGCTCTATGGGCGTGTTGCCCTGAGAAGCCGCCGGCCGCCACTGGTTGGTCTCCGCGCCGACGAAACCGTAGAAGTGCTCGAAGCCCAGACCCAAGGGCCAGAGATCGAACGGCCCGGCCTGGCTGGTCTGCCAGTCGGGCACATTGTGGTTCTTACCGAACCACGAGGTGTTCCAGCCCTTCTGCTTAAGGATCTCGGCGACCGTGGCTGTGTCCTTGCCCATCACGGTGTCGTACCCGGGATAGCCTGTCCCCACCTCCATGATGACGCCCGTGTGAACCGAGTGATGGTTGCGGCCGGTCAGCAACGCCGCCCGGGTGGGTGAACAGAGCGCCGTGGTGTGGAACTGCGTGTAGCGGAGCCCGCTGTTTGCCAGCCTCTCCAGGGTGGGCGTCTGGCACGGCCCGCCGAACGTGCTCGACGCGCCAAAACCGACATCATCCAGCAGAACCAACACGATGTTCGGCGCACCCTCGGGCGCCTGCACCTGCTGCGGGAAATCGGGCTTCGAATCCTTCGCGCTCAGTCCGATCTCTCCCTTGAACGGCGGGGGGGGAGCCGGCAGGACTTCCTGCGCGTAGGCGAGCCCGCTCGATAAAACTCCCGTCGCCAGCACCAAGCCAATCGAAGCCCACACGCGGGTGCAGCTTCCATCTATCGCTCGACGTCTCCCATAATATTTCTCCCTCATGGCGCAGTCTCCTTTTGTTCCAACCGTCTGGAGTGTCGGGCGATGACCGTTTCCCCTCGTCTCCGGCCGCCCGTTTCGTTTCACTCCTTCGGGTCTTCCTTTGTCCGTTCCACGAGCGCCGCCATGCATTTCGCGCCAGCGCTCACTCGCCTGCTGCCAACGCGTCGGCTCGCTGCGCGAAGGCCTCCCTGACCTCCGGCGAAAACCGGTCATTTTCGGCAGCCTGGCGGTACACGGCAATGGCGCCGTCCCGGTCGCCTTGCTCCGCACGAATCTGTGCCAGCAGCGCGTAGAGGTCGGGCATTGCGACCTTGCGCGCCACGACCTGCTCGAGCGTCTGGACAGCACTGGCGCTGTCGCCCATCTGGTGCTGGTAGAAGGCGAACGTATAAGCATACTTGGGATTGTCGGGTTGAAGCGTGCTCGCTCTACGGCACCAATCGAGCCCCTCACGATTCTCCTGTTGAATCAGCAGCACGCCGAGGTTGTACGCAGCTGCCGCCAGGGAGGGATCAGCCTCCAGACTCTTTCGCAATTCGGCTTCGGCCTCCTGGGGCCGGCCAGTTTCCGCGAGCAGAAGTCCCAGGTTGAAGTGCGCCGCGGCGCTCTGGGGCGCGATGGACAGGGCTTCCCGTAGCGCGTTTTCGGCCTCTGAGTTGCGCCCCTGGCGGCTGTATGCCATGGAAGCGTTCACCAGCGACAGCACAAACGAGGGATTCAGTTTCAGGGAGGTCTCATAGCTCGCGATAGCAAGCTCCGTCTCCTCGCGTTCCGCATGGTAATTACCCAGGTTGTAATGTGAAGCGTAGTCATCCAGCCGCGACTTCATCGAGGCCAGCCACTCCGCCGCCGCCTTTTGGAAGGCTGCCTGGTCATCCTGCTCGAGTCGGCCCGCGGGGAGGGCCGGAAGGCTTGCGGCGGCAAGGATCCGGACGAGGCGATACTCGTCCCGGCATGCCTTCATAAGGGCTTTTACAGAGTCGGCCGTCACGAACCCGTCGAGCGCTTCCGCCGCGGCTGACCGCACCAGCGGCGAATCGTCATCCAGTGCCGCGATGATCGCGGGCCATTTTTCTGAAGACGGGCATCCCCTCAGGAGCCGGAGCAACGAGGCAACGAAAATGGGATTCCGGTCATCGCGGGACAGGTAGGCGAGCATGTCCGGCAGGCGCGACCAGTCGCCCTTGCGCGCGGCGGCGATCCATCCCGCCCGTTCGAGGAGGGGCGCCTGGTAGTCGCGCGAGCGCCACTCCCGCACCTGTTTGTCTGCCCATGCCGCATCCTTGTCGCTGTGGCAGATGTTGCAGGCGTTGGGGGAGCCGAAGGCCTGAGTGGCTGCCGGCGCGGGAGGCACCATCGAGTGGTCATGCCTGACCATTCGCGCGAACTCGGTGCGCGGCATATGGCACGAAATGCAGAGGTTGCCCTCGTTGTCGGCCTCGTGACGGGTATGCGCCTCGGGCTTATCGACCTTGTCTTGGTGGCAGGGCGCGCAGGCCTTGTTCGCATCCGCTCCGCGGAAGCGGTACCGGCCGCTCGAGGTGTGGCAGTACATGCAGTCGAGCTTACCGGACGCCACGCAAGGGCTCATGAGCCACGAGGTGTATGTGTAGTTCTCGCCGAGGTCCCGCCCGTCCGGGTAGAAATCCGGGTCCTCGAGGGCGACCAGCCCATAGTGGTCGAAATACCGGTCGCCGGGCCGGAATGACGGAGTAATGACGTAAGCCTTGGCGTGGCATGATACGCAGAGGTCATTGGTTTGCTGGACGGTAAAGGGCTTGGTGCTGATAATCTTGGGGTCTGAAGGCGGCTTATCGGGCGGCGCCTCCCGAAACAGCCTGTCGTGCTCCGAGGCGGGCCCGTGGCACGTTTCGCAGTTGATTCCCGGCTCGGCCCATACGGTGTGGTAGCTGTCGGTGGCCGGGTCGTAGTTGGTCGTCAATTGGCTTACGTGGCAACCATAGCATGAGGTGTTGAACGTGTAGGCACGGTCCCGCCAGTCTATGGGACGTTCGCCCGCGCCGGCGATATGACGTATCCCGCTGGCGGCCATGTCAAACCACGCCTTTTGCCGCACGTCGTAGGCGAGTGGAAGGGTCTGAAGCATCCCTTTATCGAGAAGCGTGAGGAAATAGTAGACGTTCTTGCCGCCCATGGCGTGCAAGATGGGGTAGCGCGCCTCGCCATCAGGCCTCTTCTCGATAACACAGGCCTGGCCCGGCGCAAGGTCCACGGAATACTCGTTGGGGCCGATAGCGACCGCCTGTTCGAGCGGGGTGAGCTTTTCCGCGGCCAGTTTGCCGGTAAACGGTTGCATGGCAAGGCCGTGATTCGACGTAGACCAGAGCTGGTAGAACTTCTCGTGGCAGTCCCGGCAACTGGCGGAGCCGGCCAGACCGTCCGGGCCCCCGGCAGGCTTTGCTTCCACGCCCAGACCGAGCTCTTCAGGCGAAAACTGTGTCTCGGGCACGCCGCCGCAGACAAGGCTCGCCAACACCGTCACCGCCACACCCGCTATCGCATATTGGGCCGTCATGCCATCTCCCGGCGATTTCCGAGGCGCTGCGCCGCTTGGCTTTCGGCGGCGCCGTCGTTCGCGGTTCCAATTGCACTAGAATCGAATGGCCATGCCGAGCGTCGGGCCATAGGTCTCGCTGGTCAACTCCATGCGCCCCGCGTCGTCTTCGATTCTCAGATAGCGGTATCCGACGCCCACCGAATACCGGTCCGAAATTCTATACCCCAACGTCGCCGCCGCATTTGTCGTCAGTTCCGAACCTAAGCCGAAGCCGCCCACGTCGCCACGAATAGATGCACCCCATTTTTCGGACAATTTGAAGCGAAGGCGGCCGCCGACAATGGGGTCGATCCAGTCTTTGGTCATGCTGTTGTCAATGGGGCCGAACTTGGCGTCCGTGACAAAGCTGAAATATCGGGCGCCGGCGAGAGCATCGAAGCCCACCCGTTCGCGGTCGAAACTTCGCAGGACCCCGAGTTCCAACATTGTTTCCTTCAGGCTTCCCGCAGTGTTGACACTGATCAAAGGCATCATCTTGAGCCGCACATCGTTGGCGGCGCTTATCTTGACAAAATCGAGTTCCGTAAACAGGCCCCATTTTCCGCGTTGAGCCTCAAAATGCGTGAACCCCGCGAAGTCGACCGCGTCCAGAATATCCTTGAATTTGGTCGTCGCAGTCGTTTCCTTGCCGCCGACATCTGTCGTCGAGGTAATGCTCGACAGCCACATATAGACGGCGAGTTCGAGGCGCCACTCTTCCGAATTATCTTCAGGCGCGGCCTCTTCCGCCGGAGGAGACACATCGGCGCTCCCTCCGCCCCCCGTCCCTTTGTTCTCCGCGGGGGGCGCGGTGTTGTCCGCACCCTCGCCGGGCGCCGCCGCATAGGCGCAGGCGCCGCACGCGATGCCAACGATAAGCACGACACACTCAACAACCTTCCATGTCTTCATCTCTTGAGCCCCTTCCCCGCGCTATGCCGTTCCTGTTCTCATGTCACCCGGCTTCCGATGGTTTATGCCTCACTTCTCCTGAGGCGGATAGATCACCTTCCAGTCGTCCTTCATACTGACGATCGTCCAGCCTTTGGCCAAGGCTTCATCGAGGCCCTTGTCCAATCGCCCAATGCTTGACTCGCGGTCATAGGCCCATTCGCGCCCGGCGTCGGTGTGCCGGACGTAGAGGCAGAGGCTCGGGCCATTGCGGGCCGCGGTCCATTGCAGCATCTGCAGGTCGCCGTCGGAATTGCCGAACGCCGCGATCGGCCGCCGGCCGATGTACTGGTGAATCCCGACTGGCTTGCCCTCCTTGTCATCGAAGAAGTTCACCTCAGGGAGGCGCAGAAGCACGGGTTTGCCGTCATGCATCTCGAAACGCGTTTTAATGCTGCTGCCGATGACCTGCTCAGGCGGGATGCCATATACGGCTTCCGTCCACGGCCGCATAAACTCGATGCCGCCG from the Candidatus Hydrogenedentota bacterium genome contains:
- a CDS encoding flagellin, which gives rise to MGLRINTNIAALNASRVLSRSTSQLNKALEQLSSGLRINRASDDAAGLAIAEGFNSVVRGTQVAQRNAQDGVSLVQTAEGALSEATNILQRIRELAVQSANGTMSTSNRAALQAEVSQLLEQIDDIATDTEFNGLRVLSAAQTVTLQAGAQAGQTLLIALSGAGASDLGVNAVSVSTMDGAVSALSTLDAAINSVSSLRATLGAIQNRLEFTINTLAIQEENSASAESAIRDADFARVTTEYTRTQILISAGTSVLAQANLVPQTALQLLG
- a CDS encoding flagellin, encoding MGLRINTNIAALNAARTLRRTTKELNTSLERLASGLRINRAADDAAGLAISEGFRTVIRGSAVAQRNSQDGISLVQTAEGALSEATNILQRMRELAVQAANGTQSTANRMSLDLEVNQLLQQLDDIAFDTEFNGLSVLSAAQTITLQAGFRAGQTIEIAVAGASTVNLGVNGVSLSTMEGAVSCLSTLDAAIQSVSQLRATFGAVQNRLEFTMNSLAITEENASASDSALRDADIATETIQFTRTQILVSAGTAVLAQANIVPQTALQLLGG
- a CDS encoding tetratricopeptide repeat protein; amino-acid sequence: MGSTISLAMIVKDEGQVLEECLESVRSLVDEICIVDTGSGDETLEIAHRHGARVIGYLWCDDFGAARNESLRMCSKDWILVLDADERIAKEDIPAIKRIAKGPAAFAYEFTTRNYTNATNIADFHPCAPDDPHARGFEGWHPSRKVRLFPANAGVRFEGKVHELVEPSLVRARIEISPCNVPIHHYPHIRGLEHTRKKQEMYLRLGHEKVAQEPLDPKGYVELGNQYAEVGEYEKAAGAYREALQLDPSNAPVLRDLGGVLHLAKRSEEGKKALLLALRIDPGLSSAWRNLGVIYLDQKQWPAAIESFQNALKTNPNWMDGYRYLSIALEGHGDFAQAAEASKKALQARPDSHDCLRLYIHQMLRLERRQEARDVLQRLIDERACVANVHNALGELYFYDERLEDAKTHFTRAGRLGSPAGYNNLGVVLMKEMRYSEAAAAFEQCLALEPSHHGALANLQKVRNRAGNP
- a CDS encoding arylsulfatase; this translates as MREKYYGRRRAIDGSCTRVWASIGLVLATGVLSSGLAYAQEVLPAPPPPFKGEIGLSAKDSKPDFPQQVQAPEGAPNIVLVLLDDVGFGASSTFGGPCQTPTLERLANSGLRYTQFHTTALCSPTRAALLTGRNHHSVHTGVIMEVGTGYPGYDTVMGKDTATVAEILKQKGWNTSWFGKNHNVPDWQTSQAGPFDLWPLGLGFEHFYGFVGAETNQWRPAASQGNTPIEPYLGNPDYNFDYDMADQAIKWVRNQKAVAPDRPFFLYYAPGATHSPHHPRKEWIAKYKGKFDQGWDKVREETLARQKALGIVPANTQLTKRHEGLPAWDSLNTEQQQLSAYMMEIYAGFLEQTDYNVGRVLDAIEELGQVDNTLVIYIVGDNGASAEGWPQGMLNELAGVNGLAEDYQQVLARKDELGTWKTHNHYPSAWAHAMDTPFQWTKQIASHYGGTRNAMVISWPARIEDRGGLRSQWHHTIDIVPTILDVTGLQQPSIVNGVAQKPIEGVSMAYTFDDPKAPSMRRTQYFELMGNRGIYHDGWVACTTPARSSWEPAEFTGDVISGYTWELYHVEEDFSEAVNLAEKEPDKLHELQLLFYAEAAKYNVLPLDHSTIARLDVAIRPSLTRGRTEFTYSQGLTRIPEGAAPDIKNKSFRITAEVVLAKGDEQGVVITQGGCSAGYALLFEGGKPVFYYNLLGITHYRIAAEAPLTPGEHTVAFDFQHDGGGIGKGGTGTIAVDGKQAAQGRIDRTVPVRLSFDETLDVGEDTGTPVSGDYDVPFKFTGQIRKVVVNLGDAKLTAADQEKLRNAQREAALATQ
- a CDS encoding tetratricopeptide repeat protein; amino-acid sequence: MTAQYAIAGVAVTVLASLVCGGVPETQFSPEELGLGVEAKPAGGPDGLAGSASCRDCHEKFYQLWSTSNHGLAMQPFTGKLAAEKLTPLEQAVAIGPNEYSVDLAPGQACVIEKRPDGEARYPILHAMGGKNVYYFLTLLDKGMLQTLPLAYDVRQKAWFDMAASGIRHIAGAGERPIDWRDRAYTFNTSCYGCHVSQLTTNYDPATDSYHTVWAEPGINCETCHGPASEHDRLFREAPPDKPPSDPKIISTKPFTVQQTNDLCVSCHAKAYVITPSFRPGDRYFDHYGLVALEDPDFYPDGRDLGENYTYTSWLMSPCVASGKLDCMYCHTSSGRYRFRGADANKACAPCHQDKVDKPEAHTRHEADNEGNLCISCHMPRTEFARMVRHDHSMVPPAPAATQAFGSPNACNICHSDKDAAWADKQVREWRSRDYQAPLLERAGWIAAARKGDWSRLPDMLAYLSRDDRNPIFVASLLRLLRGCPSSEKWPAIIAALDDDSPLVRSAAAEALDGFVTADSVKALMKACRDEYRLVRILAAASLPALPAGRLEQDDQAAFQKAAAEWLASMKSRLDDYASHYNLGNYHAEREETELAIASYETSLKLNPSFVLSLVNASMAYSRQGRNSEAENALREALSIAPQSAAAHFNLGLLLAETGRPQEAEAELRKSLEADPSLAAAAYNLGVLLIQQENREGLDWCRRASTLQPDNPKYAYTFAFYQHQMGDSASAVQTLEQVVARKVAMPDLYALLAQIRAEQGDRDGAIAVYRQAAENDRFSPEVREAFAQRADALAAGE